In a genomic window of Nocardiopsis mwathae:
- a CDS encoding AsnC family transcriptional regulator, translating to MLDAVDVALMRALQGDGRATYQALADGVGLSRTAVRARVRQLVGSGAIRIVGVLHAGVLGMEVLGQVSFSVSGPVGPVLRELAPRDAVTFAAQTAGRFPLVADLRVRDDEALAGELAALRALPGVTSVEVFRADSVIKDAYSSVRTLRDIVIDPLDWRLVRHLQRDGRASYAELARQVGLSQAAARSRVVRLIDAGVVHVTALVEPSVVGADEQLGFGVRCRGDASATAVRLGTLSGVSFLATGFGRYDIVGAVTAADRNSLVESVEAIRSNPDVAHVETWEHLSVAKERRRGDTGAPAVPVAGEEERGLTAHGSQGAQGVQGARSGDPVSV from the coding sequence GTGCTCGATGCGGTCGATGTCGCGCTCATGAGGGCGCTTCAGGGGGATGGAAGAGCTACTTACCAGGCACTCGCGGACGGAGTCGGACTCTCGCGGACGGCCGTACGGGCCCGGGTCCGGCAGCTGGTCGGGTCCGGGGCGATCCGGATCGTCGGGGTGCTGCATGCGGGTGTCCTCGGCATGGAGGTGTTGGGACAGGTTTCATTCAGTGTTTCCGGGCCTGTCGGCCCGGTCCTGCGGGAGCTGGCGCCCCGGGACGCGGTGACGTTCGCCGCGCAGACGGCCGGGCGCTTCCCGCTCGTCGCCGACCTGCGGGTACGCGACGACGAGGCACTGGCCGGCGAGCTCGCGGCGCTGCGCGCCCTGCCGGGCGTGACCAGCGTGGAGGTGTTCCGGGCCGACTCGGTCATCAAGGACGCCTACAGCAGCGTCCGTACGCTGCGGGATATCGTCATCGACCCGCTCGACTGGCGGCTCGTCCGCCATCTGCAGCGCGACGGCCGTGCCTCATACGCCGAGCTGGCACGCCAGGTCGGACTGTCGCAGGCGGCCGCGCGCTCGCGCGTGGTGCGGCTCATCGACGCCGGGGTGGTGCACGTCACCGCGCTCGTCGAGCCTTCGGTGGTGGGCGCCGACGAGCAGCTCGGGTTCGGCGTGCGCTGTCGGGGTGACGCGAGCGCGACCGCGGTGCGCCTCGGTACGCTGTCGGGCGTGTCCTTCCTGGCGACGGGGTTCGGGCGCTACGACATCGTGGGCGCTGTCACCGCCGCCGACCGGAACTCGCTGGTCGAGTCGGTGGAGGCGATCCGCTCCAACCCGGACGTCGCCCACGTGGAGACCTGGGAGCACCTGTCCGTCGCCAAGGAGCGCCGCCGCGGCGACACCGGGGCCCCGGCGGTCCCGGTGGCGGGCGAGGAGGAGCGGGGCCTGACCGCCCACGGCTCCCAGGGAGCACAGGGGGTGCAGGGAGCGCGCTCGGGCGATCCCGTGTCGGTGTAG
- a CDS encoding LCP family protein, protein MTMAAGRQEESGSRPAGTGPALLWTLASAVVPGIAHLRTGWRKAGWTILGGYLTLVAAAVLGALAAHGDLTMSAAIAVQGRWLLTAAGISFVIAVLWMTVIIHSWVITRPESPGLPARLAGGTLVLVLCLMVATPAAAVMYGTHTAYDAISSVFGPEPDAHDEIANRWGDHQARVNVLLIGSDSGGNRYGVRTDSMMVASIDVEYGDVVLIGLPRNLENTQFPPGTALAERYPPPHGYTDLLNEVYQTVAEEPQELAFDPTADDPAADTLKGVIGYLLDIDLDYYALVDMKGFEGLIDAIGGIRVHIDEPIPYGQEGAVLEPGSRLLTGNEALWYGRSRIDSDDYARMGRQGCLVKYVAEQAEPTKILTSFQKLAGAAKKTLRTDIPQSRVPAFIALADLVKEEGDMRTLQLSPPQVNTAYPDWKEIQRLVADAIQEQEDRQGPEADVKEPEDAPSPTPGGASPTGGQDADPTHRNDNEVGGSTEWQDYTGLPEPSPTTPGRQVGDDAVSLDSLCP, encoded by the coding sequence ATGACGATGGCAGCAGGACGGCAGGAAGAGAGCGGCAGCCGCCCTGCGGGCACCGGACCCGCGCTGTTGTGGACCCTGGCCTCGGCTGTCGTCCCCGGGATCGCGCACCTGCGGACCGGGTGGAGAAAAGCCGGGTGGACGATCCTCGGCGGCTACCTCACCCTGGTCGCCGCCGCCGTCCTGGGCGCCCTGGCCGCCCACGGCGACCTCACGATGAGCGCCGCGATCGCCGTGCAGGGGCGGTGGCTGCTCACCGCCGCCGGCATCTCCTTCGTCATCGCCGTGCTGTGGATGACCGTGATCATCCACTCCTGGGTCATCACCCGCCCCGAGTCACCCGGACTGCCCGCGCGCCTGGCCGGGGGCACGCTGGTGCTGGTGCTCTGCCTGATGGTCGCCACCCCCGCCGCAGCGGTCATGTACGGCACCCACACCGCCTACGACGCGATCTCCTCGGTGTTCGGCCCGGAGCCCGACGCCCACGACGAGATCGCCAACCGGTGGGGCGACCACCAGGCCCGCGTCAACGTCCTGCTGATCGGCTCCGACTCCGGGGGCAACCGCTACGGCGTGCGCACCGACTCGATGATGGTGGCCAGTATCGACGTCGAGTACGGTGACGTCGTCCTCATCGGCCTCCCGCGCAACCTGGAGAACACCCAGTTCCCGCCGGGAACCGCGCTCGCGGAGCGCTACCCGCCGCCGCACGGCTACACCGACCTGCTCAACGAGGTCTACCAGACCGTCGCCGAGGAGCCCCAGGAGCTCGCCTTCGACCCCACGGCCGACGACCCCGCCGCCGACACGCTCAAGGGAGTCATCGGCTACCTACTCGACATCGACCTCGACTACTACGCGCTGGTCGACATGAAGGGCTTCGAGGGCCTCATCGACGCCATCGGCGGCATCCGGGTGCACATCGACGAGCCGATCCCCTACGGCCAGGAGGGCGCCGTGCTGGAGCCCGGCAGCCGCCTGCTCACCGGCAACGAGGCACTGTGGTACGGCCGCAGCCGCATCGACAGCGACGACTACGCCCGCATGGGGCGCCAGGGCTGCCTGGTCAAGTACGTCGCCGAGCAGGCCGAGCCGACCAAGATCCTGACCAGCTTCCAGAAGCTCGCCGGCGCCGCCAAGAAGACGCTGAGGACCGACATCCCGCAGTCGCGGGTACCCGCCTTCATCGCACTCGCCGACCTGGTCAAGGAAGAGGGCGACATGCGCACGCTGCAGCTGTCGCCGCCGCAGGTCAACACCGCCTACCCGGACTGGAAGGAGATCCAGCGGCTGGTCGCCGACGCCATCCAGGAGCAGGAGGACCGGCAGGGCCCGGAGGCGGACGTGAAGGAGCCCGAGGACGCGCCGTCCCCGACCCCCGGCGGCGCCTCGCCGACCGGCGGACAGGACGCCGACCCCACCCACAGGAACGACAACGAGGTCGGCGGGTCCACCGAGTGGCAGGACTACACCGGGCTGCCCGAACCGTCACCGACCACACCCGGCCGCCAGGTGGGCGACGACGCCGTCTCGCTGGACTCGCTGTGCCCCTGA
- a CDS encoding OmpA family protein has protein sequence MRAGATARATLAAASALVLSVALAGTASADAPPDFGDLNPNDIARSTLEDSVSDISPSGYVTDIDPSRYVEELEQEEVEGSTTTVTISADVLFEFDEATLNKGAEKQLTSVAQRLRNVTGTVGVVGHSDGIGDDAYNEKLSEDRAEAVKKALEDELGSGGPDIEASGRGSAEPVAEETGSDGEDDPAARAQNRRVEISFEGS, from the coding sequence ATGCGCGCAGGAGCCACGGCCCGCGCCACCCTGGCGGCCGCCTCCGCACTGGTCCTGAGCGTCGCCCTCGCCGGGACCGCTTCGGCGGACGCCCCGCCCGACTTCGGCGACCTCAACCCGAACGACATCGCGCGCAGCACGCTGGAGGACTCCGTCTCCGACATCTCCCCGTCCGGGTACGTGACGGACATCGACCCGTCACGCTACGTCGAGGAGCTGGAGCAGGAGGAGGTCGAGGGTTCCACCACCACGGTCACGATCTCCGCCGACGTGCTCTTCGAGTTCGACGAGGCGACGCTGAACAAGGGCGCGGAGAAGCAGCTGACAAGCGTCGCCCAGCGGCTCCGGAACGTCACGGGAACGGTCGGGGTCGTCGGGCACTCCGACGGCATCGGCGATGACGCCTACAACGAGAAGCTCTCCGAGGACCGCGCCGAGGCCGTCAAGAAGGCGCTGGAGGACGAACTCGGCTCCGGCGGCCCCGACATCGAGGCCAGCGGCAGGGGCTCGGCCGAACCCGTCGCCGAGGAGACCGGCTCCGACGGGGAGGACGATCCCGCGGCCCGCGCGCAGAACCGGCGCGTGGAGATCAGCTTCGAAGGCTCCTGA